A portion of the Novosphingobium sp. KA1 genome contains these proteins:
- a CDS encoding sulfite exporter TauE/SafE family protein, giving the protein MLDMLHLALGMVSGALVGFTLGLVGGGGSILAVPLMVYLVGVPSPHVAIGTSALAVAANAASGLLQHARAGTVKWRCGGLYAVAGVLGAFAGSTLGKAIDGQKLLFAFALLMVVVGVLMLRGRGNRGVPGAQCNRENAPKVLAFGLGTGAFSGFFGIGGGFLIVPGLVASTRMPMINAVGTSLVAVTAFGLTTAFNYALSGLVDWTLAAVFIAGGVLGGLGGTVLARRLSGSGALTVVFSALIFVVAAYTLYRSGGWAG; this is encoded by the coding sequence ATGCTGGACATGCTTCATCTCGCGCTCGGCATGGTGTCGGGCGCGCTGGTCGGATTTACCCTGGGCCTCGTTGGCGGCGGCGGTTCGATCCTTGCGGTGCCGCTGATGGTCTACCTCGTCGGTGTGCCCAGTCCGCACGTGGCCATCGGCACCAGTGCGCTGGCCGTTGCCGCCAATGCTGCCAGCGGATTGCTGCAACATGCGCGTGCGGGCACGGTAAAATGGCGCTGCGGCGGGTTATACGCGGTGGCGGGCGTGCTCGGTGCCTTTGCCGGATCGACGCTGGGCAAGGCGATCGACGGGCAGAAGCTGCTCTTCGCCTTTGCCCTGCTGATGGTGGTCGTCGGCGTCCTGATGCTGCGGGGGCGCGGCAATCGCGGTGTTCCCGGCGCTCAGTGCAACCGCGAAAATGCCCCCAAAGTCCTTGCATTCGGCCTTGGAACCGGAGCCTTTTCGGGCTTCTTCGGGATCGGTGGAGGTTTCCTGATCGTACCGGGGCTGGTCGCCTCTACCCGCATGCCGATGATCAACGCGGTGGGTACCAGTCTTGTCGCGGTGACGGCCTTCGGACTGACGACGGCGTTCAACTATGCGCTGTCCGGCCTCGTTGACTGGACGCTGGCGGCGGTGTTCATTGCCGGAGGCGTGCTGGGCGGTCTTGGCGGTACCGTGCTCGCCAGGCGCCTGTCGGGCAGCGGGGCGCTTACAGTGGTGTTTTCCGCGCTGATCTTTGTCGTGGCGGCCTACACGCTCTATCGCAGCGGTGGCTGGGCAGGGTGA
- a CDS encoding helix-turn-helix transcriptional regulator → MTVTGPEPATIELLKAIAHPLRYAILGCLGQGECNVGEIETRTGIGQPALSQQLSVLRQAGLVATRREARLVFYSVAPAALDALCTSLKFLLMPEGQMARTEARPDASPPANLGGAATFARLG, encoded by the coding sequence ATGACCGTGACCGGACCGGAACCCGCCACGATCGAGCTGCTCAAGGCCATCGCCCATCCGCTGCGCTATGCGATCCTCGGCTGCCTCGGACAGGGCGAATGCAATGTCGGTGAAATCGAGACAAGGACCGGCATCGGCCAGCCAGCCCTGTCGCAGCAACTGTCCGTGCTGCGACAGGCAGGCCTTGTCGCCACCCGGCGCGAGGCACGGCTGGTGTTCTACTCGGTCGCCCCCGCCGCGCTCGATGCGCTTTGCACCAGCCTCAAGTTCCTGCTGATGCCCGAGGGACAAATGGCCCGGACGGAGGCCCGGCCCGACGCTTCGCCCCCCGCGAACCTCGGCGGTGCCGCGACGTTCGCGCGGCTTGGCTAG
- a CDS encoding MBL fold metallo-hydrolase: MIESVPADPALREGGVLVEAARRGDAPRPEIAAFFDETTYTVTYVVHDAATREAAVIDSVLDFDAASGRTRHASAERVVDYITCNNLKVSWLLETHAHADHISAAPYLQQRLGGRIAIGAEIVRVQQVFGTLFNADGDFVRDGSQFDHLFTDGESFRIGGLEAMALHVPGHTPADMAYVIGDAVFVGDTLFMPDYGTARADFPGGDAGQLYRSIRRLLSLPAETRLFLCHDYKAPGRDAYAWETTVAAQRKGNVHVHDGVSQEAFVAMRTARDAGLSMPALILPAVQVNMRAGHFPAPEANGVTYLKLPVNAV, encoded by the coding sequence GTGATCGAGTCCGTTCCTGCTGATCCCGCGCTGAGGGAGGGCGGTGTGCTTGTCGAGGCGGCCCGGCGCGGCGATGCTCCGCGCCCGGAGATTGCCGCATTCTTTGACGAAACCACCTATACGGTGACTTACGTGGTGCATGATGCCGCGACGCGAGAGGCGGCCGTGATCGATTCTGTGCTGGATTTCGATGCGGCATCCGGGCGCACGCGCCATGCCTCGGCGGAACGCGTGGTCGACTACATTACTTGCAATAATCTGAAAGTATCGTGGCTGCTGGAAACGCATGCCCATGCCGATCATATCTCGGCCGCCCCATATCTGCAGCAGCGGCTGGGCGGGCGGATTGCCATCGGAGCCGAGATCGTGCGCGTGCAGCAGGTTTTCGGAACCTTGTTCAACGCCGATGGCGACTTCGTGCGGGATGGTTCGCAGTTCGATCATCTCTTCACCGACGGCGAATCTTTCCGGATCGGCGGGCTGGAGGCCATGGCGCTCCACGTGCCCGGCCACACGCCTGCGGACATGGCCTATGTGATCGGTGACGCCGTGTTTGTTGGCGATACCCTGTTCATGCCGGACTATGGCACCGCCCGCGCCGACTTTCCCGGTGGCGATGCCGGCCAGCTCTATCGTTCGATCCGGCGCCTGCTTTCGCTCCCCGCGGAAACACGCCTGTTCCTGTGCCATGACTACAAGGCGCCGGGGCGGGATGCTTACGCCTGGGAAACCACGGTCGCGGCGCAGCGCAAGGGAAACGTCCATGTCCATGACGGGGTCTCGCAGGAGGCCTTTGTCGCCATGCGCACGGCGCGCGATGCCGGACTGTCGATGCCGGCGCTGATCCTTCCCGCAGTGCAGGTGAACATGCGCGCGGGGCATTTTCCGGCGCCGGAGGCCAATGGGGTCACGTATCTCAAGCTGCCGGTCAATGCGGTCTGA
- a CDS encoding peroxiredoxin, translating to MDDLDTALAPPTPTTATALRIGDRAPNFHARSTAGPVEMAAYAGRWLVFFSHPADFTPVCTSEFIAFAKAADRFAELDCDLLALSVDSLYSHFAWVRAIRDRFGIEVRFPIVEDPTLVVGQAYGMVARDAHDAGAVRSVFVIDPRQVVRAIITYPVEIGRSVAEILRVVAALQAADAGSGFPPEGWQPGEALLVRPDPTLDSVFAAEEPTRWFLEETRG from the coding sequence ATGGACGACCTCGATACCGCTCTCGCTCCGCCGACCCCGACCACCGCGACCGCCCTTCGCATCGGCGACCGGGCGCCCAACTTCCACGCCCGCTCCACCGCCGGCCCGGTCGAAATGGCGGCCTATGCGGGCCGCTGGCTGGTGTTCTTCTCGCATCCGGCGGACTTCACGCCGGTCTGCACCTCGGAGTTCATCGCCTTCGCCAAGGCGGCAGACCGTTTCGCGGAGCTGGACTGCGACCTGCTCGCGCTCTCGGTCGACAGCTTATATTCGCACTTTGCATGGGTGCGCGCCATCCGCGACCGCTTCGGCATCGAAGTGCGCTTTCCGATCGTCGAGGATCCGACACTGGTGGTCGGCCAGGCTTACGGCATGGTGGCACGCGATGCGCATGATGCCGGGGCGGTCCGCAGCGTCTTCGTGATCGATCCCCGGCAGGTGGTGCGCGCGATCATCACGTACCCCGTCGAGATCGGACGTTCGGTGGCGGAGATCCTGCGGGTGGTGGCCGCCCTGCAGGCCGCGGACGCCGGCAGCGGGTTCCCGCCCGAAGGCTGGCAACCCGGCGAAGCCCTGCTGGTCCGGCCTGACCCGACGCTCGACAGCGTGTTCGCGGCAGAGGAACCCACCCGCTGGTTCCTCGAAGAGACGCGAGGATGA
- a CDS encoding DUF6691 family protein, with protein MVSARPLLALLSGTLFGAGLALSGMMDPSRVRGFLDVGGAWDPTLAFVMGGALIVMALAWGLQRRMLKPVAAERFELPGTRLIDARLVGGAALFGIGWGLGGLCPGPALASLALNPLPAAVFVTGMVFGMIALRLFDRA; from the coding sequence CTGGTGAGCGCGCGACCGCTCCTTGCCCTGCTGTCGGGCACGCTGTTCGGTGCCGGCCTTGCGCTTTCGGGCATGATGGACCCTTCGCGGGTACGCGGGTTCCTCGATGTCGGCGGGGCCTGGGATCCGACGCTGGCCTTTGTCATGGGCGGAGCGCTCATCGTGATGGCGCTGGCCTGGGGGCTGCAGAGGCGCATGCTCAAGCCGGTGGCGGCCGAGCGCTTCGAGCTGCCCGGAACACGCCTCATCGATGCCCGCCTCGTGGGCGGTGCCGCACTGTTCGGGATCGGCTGGGGGCTCGGCGGGCTGTGTCCCGGACCGGCTCTCGCCTCGCTGGCGCTGAACCCGCTGCCTGCAGCCGTTTTTGTCACCGGCATGGTGTTCGGCATGATTGCCCTGCGCCTGTTCGATCGGGCCTGA
- a CDS encoding bifunctional protein tyrosine phosphatase family protein/NAD(P)/FAD-dependent oxidoreductase: MQIRTLSPDLSICDQPRPEDMARIAELGFRAVIGNRPDGEEAGQPTWAELAAAAAQAGLAARHLPIGGQVSAADQAEAFARALGEMPGPVLAWCRSGNRAEQVARQALGFRHERHHRVVVVGGGSAGIATTASLLKRRKGLDIAVVEPREEHYYQPGWTMVGGGVFKPRDTVRPTGKIMPKGAHWLHAGCIGFDPDRKAILLDDGTRLTYEVLIVAMGNRLAWEAVDGLEAALGQFGVTSNYRYDLAPYTWELVRAMRGGRALFTQPPMPIKCAGAPQKAMYLSCSEWRRSGVLGGIEVEFHNAGTALFGVADYVPALMEAVQGYGIDLRFGSNLVAVDGPAREATFRTAEGEVTRRFDMLHAVPPQAANAIVAASPLADAGGYAQVDPATLRHVRYPEIFALGDGCNTANAKTAAAARKQAPVVAVNALAVLDGEAPLAGYDGYGSCPLTVDRGHIVLAEFAYGGKLAPTLPTWLIEGKRPSRLAWHLKADALPAIYWHGMLKGREWLVQPVPLQ, translated from the coding sequence ATGCAGATCCGCACACTGTCCCCCGACCTTTCCATCTGCGACCAGCCCCGGCCCGAGGATATGGCGCGCATCGCCGAACTGGGGTTCAGGGCGGTGATCGGCAATCGCCCGGATGGCGAGGAGGCAGGCCAGCCGACCTGGGCCGAACTTGCCGCCGCCGCCGCGCAGGCCGGACTTGCGGCGCGGCATTTGCCGATCGGCGGTCAGGTGAGCGCAGCCGATCAGGCCGAGGCATTCGCGCGGGCTCTTGGCGAGATGCCGGGGCCGGTGCTGGCCTGGTGCCGCAGCGGCAACCGCGCGGAGCAGGTCGCGCGGCAGGCGCTCGGCTTCCGGCATGAACGGCATCACCGCGTGGTGGTCGTCGGCGGAGGGTCGGCGGGAATCGCCACCACCGCCTCGTTGCTCAAGCGCCGCAAGGGCCTGGATATCGCCGTCGTCGAGCCACGCGAGGAGCACTATTACCAGCCGGGCTGGACGATGGTCGGTGGCGGCGTGTTCAAGCCGCGCGACACCGTGCGGCCTACCGGCAAGATCATGCCGAAGGGCGCGCACTGGCTTCATGCGGGCTGCATCGGCTTTGACCCCGATCGCAAGGCGATCCTGCTCGATGACGGGACCCGGCTGACCTACGAAGTGCTGATCGTTGCCATGGGCAATCGGCTGGCATGGGAAGCCGTCGACGGTCTGGAGGCTGCACTCGGCCAGTTCGGAGTGACCTCGAACTACCGCTACGATCTGGCGCCTTACACCTGGGAACTGGTGCGGGCGATGCGCGGGGGAAGGGCGCTGTTCACGCAGCCGCCGATGCCGATCAAGTGCGCGGGGGCGCCGCAAAAGGCCATGTACCTCTCGTGCAGCGAGTGGCGCCGCAGCGGCGTGCTGGGCGGCATCGAGGTGGAATTCCACAATGCCGGGACTGCGCTGTTCGGTGTGGCCGATTATGTGCCGGCGCTGATGGAGGCGGTGCAAGGCTACGGCATCGACCTGAGGTTCGGTTCCAACCTCGTTGCGGTCGATGGCCCGGCGCGGGAAGCGACGTTCCGCACCGCCGAGGGCGAAGTCACCCGCCGCTTCGACATGCTGCATGCGGTTCCCCCGCAAGCGGCCAACGCGATTGTTGCGGCCAGTCCGCTCGCCGATGCTGGCGGTTATGCGCAAGTCGATCCTGCGACATTGCGCCACGTGCGTTATCCGGAGATCTTTGCATTGGGCGATGGTTGCAACACCGCCAATGCCAAGACCGCCGCAGCCGCGCGCAAGCAGGCCCCGGTCGTGGCGGTCAACGCACTGGCGGTTCTCGACGGCGAGGCGCCGCTTGCTGGATACGACGGCTACGGTTCGTGCCCGCTGACGGTAGACCGCGGCCATATCGTCCTTGCCGAATTCGCTTACGGCGGCAAGCTCGCGCCAACGTTGCCGACCTGGCTGATCGAGGGCAAGCGGCCTTCGCGCCTGGCCTGGCATCTCAAGGCGGACGCACTTCCGGCGATCTACTGGCACGGTATGCTCAAGGGCCGCGAATGGCTCGTGCAGCCGGTACCGCTGCAGTAG
- a CDS encoding mechanosensitive ion channel family protein codes for MGFGTDNRKTTWGKSIRLALAAGLLGLSGAQALAEDKPKDEPTEAASPPSDPLERENPRNMQIGMMAAIGAQDDALLARYIETGIETGKASPEQAAEQARQFRLLLDKAGSIAQRLALPLAAEGALDDGLPPDEEKIGNLTAGGEEIPIIARRTEDDEGRKIWRVSAQTLAQALAAEPPPPAAEESPVDESQRKLVVLGAPLSSWVLLLGVGLTIFAAVVLLFRILYHRLAQQSEDGKPHPVAAIIYAMVPPATLMAIYQTISTNAEPLGMGLAERAAIARLSGIVVWAGATWLAWRLVAVAGDFISDRFRATGHAQRIGMTGFIIRSIRLLILAIAIAAFLATFGIDVTAGLAALGIGGLAFALGARQAVEDLIGGIALLLDRPVQVGDLCRIDGEVGRVDEIGLRSTRIRTRDRTILTIPNSQLSDSKIENLEKRDRFFVSQKVGVSYSAGAEGLARALEVLRSTLTEDPHYIPSICPIRLLGFTDGCFEIEIHAHLRCPSHSEGFLRQEALMLAVLRAFEREGLEIAVPGRRLTMEPDSARAASGFPGFPPTPNPGKP; via the coding sequence ATGGGATTTGGGACCGACAATCGAAAGACAACCTGGGGCAAGTCGATCCGGCTCGCCCTTGCTGCGGGGCTGCTGGGCCTGTCCGGCGCCCAGGCCCTGGCCGAAGACAAGCCGAAAGACGAACCCACCGAAGCCGCCTCGCCCCCGTCCGATCCGCTGGAGCGCGAGAATCCGCGCAACATGCAGATCGGCATGATGGCCGCGATCGGCGCACAGGACGATGCTCTGCTCGCCCGTTACATCGAGACCGGCATCGAGACCGGCAAGGCCTCGCCCGAACAGGCCGCCGAGCAAGCGCGGCAATTCCGCCTGCTGCTGGACAAGGCCGGGTCCATCGCGCAGCGGCTGGCGCTGCCACTCGCCGCGGAAGGCGCGCTCGACGACGGCCTGCCTCCCGACGAGGAAAAGATCGGCAACCTGACAGCGGGCGGCGAAGAGATCCCGATCATCGCCAGACGCACCGAGGACGACGAAGGCCGCAAGATCTGGCGCGTATCGGCGCAAACGCTGGCGCAGGCACTCGCCGCCGAGCCGCCGCCGCCCGCAGCCGAAGAAAGTCCGGTCGACGAAAGCCAGCGCAAGCTGGTCGTTCTGGGCGCGCCGCTGTCCAGCTGGGTCCTGCTGCTGGGCGTGGGGCTGACGATCTTTGCAGCCGTGGTCCTGCTGTTCAGGATCCTCTACCACCGCCTTGCGCAGCAGTCGGAGGACGGCAAGCCGCACCCGGTCGCCGCGATCATCTATGCCATGGTTCCGCCGGCCACGCTGATGGCGATCTACCAGACGATCTCCACCAATGCCGAACCACTGGGCATGGGCCTTGCCGAACGCGCGGCCATTGCCCGGCTGTCCGGCATCGTCGTCTGGGCCGGTGCGACATGGCTGGCCTGGCGGCTGGTCGCCGTCGCTGGCGATTTCATTTCCGACCGCTTCCGCGCCACCGGCCATGCCCAGCGCATCGGCATGACCGGCTTCATCATCCGATCGATCCGCCTGCTCATACTGGCCATCGCCATCGCCGCATTCCTGGCGACTTTCGGCATCGACGTCACCGCGGGCCTCGCCGCGCTCGGGATCGGCGGTCTTGCCTTCGCCCTGGGCGCCCGGCAGGCGGTGGAGGACCTCATCGGCGGCATTGCCTTGCTGCTGGACCGGCCGGTCCAGGTCGGGGACCTGTGCCGCATCGACGGTGAGGTCGGCCGGGTGGACGAGATCGGCTTGCGCTCCACCCGCATCCGCACCCGCGACCGTACGATCCTGACGATCCCCAACAGCCAGCTTTCCGACAGCAAGATCGAAAACCTGGAAAAGCGCGACCGCTTTTTCGTCAGCCAGAAAGTCGGCGTATCCTATTCCGCCGGAGCGGAGGGCCTCGCCCGCGCGCTTGAAGTGCTGCGCAGCACCCTGACCGAGGATCCGCATTATATTCCCAGCATCTGCCCCATCCGGCTACTGGGCTTCACCGACGGCTGTTTCGAGATCGAAATTCACGCTCACTTGCGCTGCCCCAGCCATTCGGAAGGCTTCCTGCGTCAGGAAGCCCTGATGCTGGCGGTATTGCGAGCATTCGAGCGCGAAGGGCTGGAAATCGCCGTTCCCGGCCGCCGCCTGACCATGGAGCCGGACAGTGCCCGCGCCGCATCGGGTTTTCCCGGATTTCCCCCGACGCCAAATCCGGGAAAACCCTGA
- a CDS encoding YeeE/YedE family protein: MIPMFSEIFPHAAPLRGLAGGGLIGLAAAIMLLGNGRIAGVSGLLGRTLALGGATPWSIAASFIAGLPLGALLLSMLLGPVPAHFPPSLALLGVAGLITGIGTRLGSGCTSGHGVCGMSRLSPRSLLATATFMASGMATVALVNLAGAGW, translated from the coding sequence ATGATCCCTATGTTTTCCGAGATATTTCCCCATGCCGCGCCGCTGCGCGGGCTTGCCGGCGGCGGTCTTATCGGGCTGGCCGCAGCGATCATGCTGCTTGGCAACGGGCGCATCGCCGGTGTCAGCGGGCTGCTCGGTCGCACGTTGGCGCTGGGCGGCGCCACACCCTGGTCGATCGCGGCATCGTTCATTGCGGGCTTGCCTTTGGGCGCCTTGCTGCTCTCCATGCTCCTGGGGCCGGTTCCGGCGCATTTCCCGCCATCGCTGGCGTTGCTCGGCGTGGCTGGCCTCATCACCGGGATCGGCACAAGGCTGGGAAGCGGCTGTACCAGTGGCCACGGCGTCTGCGGCATGTCGCGACTTTCGCCGCGTTCGCTGCTCGCCACCGCGACATTCATGGCCAGCGGCATGGCCACGGTCGCGCTGGTCAATCTCGCGGGAGCAGGCTGGTGA
- a CDS encoding sulfatase-like hydrolase/transferase: MPAKRPNILVIWGDDIGWQNISAYGLGTMGYTTPNIDSIGYAGIRFTDHYAQPSCTAGRASFITGQYPIRSGMVTVGQPGEPLGLQPASPCLAEVMKAAGYRTGHFGKSHLGDRNEHLPTNHGFDEFFGNLYHLNVSEEDEQRDYQNFAKAYSGSLEEYEKKFGARGVIHSWATDVDDPTEDPRFGKVGKQKIVDTGPLHQERMHEIDEKEFIPPALEFMKNAKDADEPFFVWLNTSRMHLYTRLNDKWRYAAEKYTSESDLHGSGMMQHDHDIGIVLDFLKENGLEEDTIVWYSTDNVLGREAMARFGQQVSSRRQRSARPAF, translated from the coding sequence ATGCCGGCGAAGAGACCCAATATCCTCGTAATCTGGGGTGACGACATCGGTTGGCAGAACATCAGTGCCTATGGCCTCGGCACGATGGGCTACACCACGCCCAACATCGACAGCATCGGCTATGCCGGGATTCGGTTCACCGACCACTATGCCCAGCCCTCGTGCACTGCGGGGCGCGCCTCGTTCATCACCGGCCAGTACCCGATCCGTTCGGGCATGGTGACGGTCGGCCAGCCGGGCGAGCCGCTGGGCCTTCAGCCTGCCTCGCCCTGCCTTGCGGAAGTGATGAAGGCAGCGGGCTACCGCACCGGCCACTTCGGCAAGAGCCACCTTGGCGATCGCAACGAGCACTTGCCGACCAACCATGGTTTCGACGAGTTCTTCGGCAACCTCTACCACCTCAACGTGTCGGAAGAGGACGAGCAGCGCGACTACCAGAACTTCGCCAAGGCCTATTCCGGTAGCCTGGAAGAGTACGAGAAGAAGTTCGGCGCCCGCGGCGTGATCCATTCCTGGGCCACCGATGTCGACGATCCCACCGAGGATCCGCGTTTCGGCAAGGTGGGCAAGCAGAAGATCGTCGACACCGGCCCGCTCCACCAGGAACGCATGCACGAGATCGACGAGAAGGAATTCATTCCGCCCGCGCTCGAGTTCATGAAGAACGCCAAGGATGCCGACGAGCCCTTCTTCGTCTGGCTCAACACCAGCCGCATGCACCTCTACACCCGCCTCAACGACAAGTGGCGTTACGCGGCCGAGAAGTATACCTCGGAGAGCGATCTGCATGGCTCGGGCATGATGCAGCACGACCATGACATCGGCATCGTGCTGGACTTCCTCAAGGAGAACGGCCTCGAGGAAGATACCATCGTCTGGTACTCGACGGACAACGTCCTGGGTCGCGAAGCAATGGCGCGATTTGGCCAGCAGGTCTCTTCGCGTCGACAACGATCGGCGCGGCCTGCATTCTGA
- a CDS encoding pentapeptide repeat-containing protein, which yields MNDPAESSATICGLEIRRADLAEPAGGRVLVECTLDEGDFHDLDLSEVVFKRCSLRRARFDGARLGGAQFLQCRGGEASFVGADLDEAVVTGGDFNNASFRRAKLTSARLQRCKLTGADFTDAGMLGVVLEEALLAYARLPGMAFRKSTFRQVDFSEADLRKCDFRMAVFEDSSLRNASLDGCRFEQADLRGADLGGVELMDARLFRGAVISRVQAAELLSQLGLRVL from the coding sequence ATGAACGATCCGGCGGAAAGCAGCGCAACGATTTGTGGCCTCGAGATCAGGCGGGCCGATCTCGCAGAGCCTGCCGGCGGGCGTGTGCTGGTGGAGTGCACGCTGGATGAAGGCGATTTCCATGATCTCGACTTGAGCGAGGTGGTGTTCAAGCGCTGCTCGCTGCGCCGTGCCCGCTTCGACGGGGCGCGGCTTGGCGGGGCCCAGTTTCTCCAGTGCCGCGGCGGGGAAGCCTCGTTTGTCGGGGCCGACCTCGACGAAGCCGTCGTGACGGGCGGCGATTTCAACAATGCCTCGTTCCGGCGTGCGAAGCTCACTTCGGCGCGTTTGCAGCGCTGCAAGCTGACGGGCGCGGACTTCACCGATGCCGGCATGCTGGGCGTCGTGCTGGAGGAGGCGCTGCTGGCTTATGCCCGTCTGCCCGGCATGGCGTTCCGCAAAAGCACGTTCCGGCAGGTCGATTTTTCCGAGGCCGATCTGCGCAAGTGCGATTTCCGGATGGCGGTGTTCGAGGATTCCTCGCTGCGCAATGCCTCGCTCGACGGCTGCCGCTTCGAGCAGGCCGACTTGCGCGGCGCTGACCTTGGCGGCGTGGAACTGATGGACGCGCGGTTGTTTCGCGGTGCGGTCATTTCGCGTGTGCAGGCCGCCGAGTTATTGTCGCAGCTGGGACTTCGGGTTCTGTGA